A genomic stretch from Bordetella sp. N includes:
- a CDS encoding 3-hydroxyacyl-CoA dehydrogenase — MEIANKVFIVTGGASGLGAGTVRMLVDNGAKVVIADLQDELGGKLAQELGQHYVHCDVTQEADGKAAVAAAVAIGPLFGLVNCAGVAPAARIVGKNGPHALDLFQKVISINLIGGFNMMRLCAEAMGSNTPEATGERGVLINTASVAAYDGQIGQAAYAASKAGVVGMTLPIARDLSKVGIRCMTIAPGIFGTPMIFGMPQEVQDSLAASIPFPARLGRPEDYAKLVQSIITNDMLNGETIRLDGAIRMPPK, encoded by the coding sequence ATGGAAATCGCCAATAAGGTATTCATCGTCACGGGCGGCGCTTCGGGTCTGGGCGCCGGCACGGTGCGCATGCTGGTCGACAACGGCGCCAAGGTCGTGATCGCCGACCTGCAGGACGAACTGGGCGGCAAGCTGGCGCAGGAACTGGGCCAGCACTACGTCCATTGCGACGTCACGCAGGAAGCCGACGGCAAGGCGGCGGTAGCCGCCGCGGTCGCCATCGGCCCCCTGTTCGGCCTGGTCAATTGCGCCGGCGTGGCCCCCGCGGCCCGCATCGTCGGCAAGAACGGTCCGCACGCGCTGGACCTGTTCCAGAAGGTCATCTCGATCAACCTTATCGGCGGCTTCAACATGATGCGCCTGTGCGCCGAAGCCATGGGCAGCAACACGCCCGAAGCCACCGGCGAACGCGGCGTGCTGATCAACACCGCGTCCGTGGCCGCCTACGACGGCCAGATCGGCCAGGCTGCCTACGCCGCGTCCAAGGCCGGCGTGGTCGGCATGACCCTGCCGATCGCGCGCGACCTGTCCAAGGTCGGCATCCGCTGCATGACCATCGCGCCCGGCATTTTCGGCACGCCCATGATCTTCGGCATGCCGCAGGAAGTTCAGGACTCGCTGGCCGCCAGCATTCCCTTCCCGGCCCGCCTGGGCCGCCCGGAAGACTACGCCAAACTGGTGCAGAGCATCATCACGAATGACATGTTGAACGGCGAAACCATCCGTCTGGATGGCGCCATCCGCATGCCCCCGAAGTAA
- the kdsB gene encoding 3-deoxy-manno-octulosonate cytidylyltransferase — MSFIAIIPARAASTRLPDKPLADIAGKPMVVRTAERAAASGATRVLVATDDERVAQAARAHGVEALMTRANHPTGTDRLAEVVQTLQLADDAIVVNVQGDEPLIEPELIDAVASVLAARPDAAIATAACPIADAAALFNPNVVKAVCAADGRALYFSRAPVPWARDALASGDRLLAPGLPAWHHIGIYAYRAGFLRRFPTLPQGTLERWEALEQLRALEHGHAIVVHQVNQAPAAGVDTPEDLERVRRAYTNRL; from the coding sequence ATGAGCTTCATCGCCATCATCCCGGCCCGGGCGGCCTCCACGCGCCTGCCCGACAAGCCGCTGGCCGACATCGCGGGCAAGCCCATGGTGGTGCGCACCGCCGAACGCGCGGCCGCCTCGGGCGCCACGCGCGTGCTGGTGGCCACGGATGACGAACGCGTGGCGCAAGCCGCGCGCGCGCACGGCGTTGAAGCCTTGATGACGCGCGCCAACCATCCGACCGGCACCGATCGCCTGGCGGAGGTCGTGCAGACGCTGCAATTGGCCGACGACGCCATCGTGGTGAACGTGCAGGGCGACGAACCGCTCATCGAACCCGAACTGATCGACGCCGTGGCCAGTGTCCTGGCCGCGCGTCCCGACGCCGCCATCGCCACCGCGGCGTGCCCCATTGCCGACGCGGCTGCCCTGTTCAACCCCAACGTCGTCAAGGCCGTCTGCGCCGCTGATGGCCGCGCGCTGTATTTTTCGCGCGCGCCGGTCCCCTGGGCGCGCGACGCCCTGGCCAGCGGCGACCGCCTGCTGGCGCCCGGCCTGCCCGCCTGGCATCACATCGGCATCTACGCCTATCGCGCCGGTTTCCTGCGCCGCTTCCCCACCTTGCCGCAAGGCACGCTGGAACGCTGGGAAGCGCTTGAACAACTGCGCGCGCTCGAACATGGCCATGCCATCGTGGTGCACCAGGTCAACCAGGCGCCCGCCGCGGGCGTGGATACGCCGGAAGACCTGGAGCGCGTACGGCGCGCCTATACGAATCGGTTATAA
- the adk gene encoding adenylate kinase, giving the protein MRLILLGPPGAGKGTQAAFITQQFGIPQISTGDMLRAAVKAGTPLGLEAKKIMDAGGLVSDEIIIGLVRDRLTQPDCGKGYLFDGFPRTIPQADALKDAGVKLDYVVEIEVPEDDIIERMSGRRVHPASGRSYHVRFNPPKVEGKDDVTGEDLVQRDDDREETVRNRLTVYRNQTRPLVDYYANWAKADAQQAPRYRKISGVGAVDEIKSRVFGALQS; this is encoded by the coding sequence ATGCGTCTCATCCTGCTCGGCCCCCCTGGCGCCGGTAAAGGCACTCAGGCCGCTTTCATCACCCAGCAATTCGGCATTCCGCAAATCTCCACCGGCGACATGCTGCGCGCCGCGGTGAAGGCCGGCACGCCCTTGGGCCTGGAAGCCAAGAAGATCATGGATGCGGGCGGCCTGGTTTCCGATGAAATCATCATCGGCCTGGTGCGCGACCGCCTGACCCAGCCGGACTGCGGCAAGGGTTATCTGTTCGACGGCTTCCCCCGCACCATCCCGCAAGCCGACGCCCTCAAGGACGCCGGCGTCAAGCTGGACTACGTGGTCGAGATCGAAGTCCCCGAAGACGACATCATCGAACGCATGAGCGGCCGTCGCGTGCACCCGGCCAGCGGCCGCAGCTACCACGTGCGCTTCAACCCGCCCAAGGTCGAAGGCAAGGACGACGTCACCGGTGAAGACCTGGTGCAGCGCGACGACGACCGCGAGGAAACCGTGCGCAATCGCCTGACGGTCTACCGCAACCAGACCCGTCCGCTGGTGGACTACTACGCCAACTGGGCCAAGGCCGACGCGCAGCAAGCGCCGCGCTACCGCAAGATATCCGGCGTCGGCGCGGTCGACGAGATCAAGTCGCGCGTCTTCGGCGCCCTGCAAAGCTGA
- the murJ gene encoding murein biosynthesis integral membrane protein MurJ encodes MSLLRSASTVSSFTLLSRIAGLVRDILVARAFGAAPLTDAFWVAFRIPNLLRRLFAEGAFAQAFVPILGAARTKHGDDGVRPLLDKVALLLTVVLMAVTVIGMVAAPWVVTAMASGLRSGADASGFDGAVWMTRVMFPYILCMSLVAFASGVLNTWRHFAVPAFTPVLLNVAMIVACIWLAPHYDPPIYALAIGVLVGGVLQLAIQWVALVRLGMAPRFSWRVREAWADPTVQRILKQMLPATLGVSVAQISLLINTNIATWLPAGSVTWLSYADRLMEFPTAMLGVALGTVLLPSLSAANARADTQAYSNLLDWGLRLTLLVGLPGSVGLALLSDGLVATLFHYGAFSAHDVAQTRIAVMAYGVGLIGLLSVKILAPGFYARQDIRTPVKVAVAVLVLTQCLNLVLVPRMAHAGLALAIGLGACINALMLLTLLLRRGVYRPGPGWGGFILRVIPALLAMAAVLIYADRHLDWVALQAHSGQRALWLAVVLAGSAATYGAVLLLVGLRPRDFTRRAIETH; translated from the coding sequence ATGAGCCTTTTGCGCTCGGCCTCGACGGTCAGCAGTTTTACCTTGTTGTCGCGTATCGCGGGCCTGGTCCGCGACATCCTGGTGGCGCGCGCCTTTGGCGCCGCCCCACTGACCGACGCGTTCTGGGTGGCGTTCCGCATCCCCAACCTGTTGCGGCGGCTGTTCGCCGAAGGCGCGTTCGCGCAAGCCTTCGTGCCCATCCTGGGCGCGGCGCGCACCAAGCACGGCGACGACGGCGTCCGGCCCTTGCTGGACAAGGTCGCGCTGCTGCTCACCGTCGTCCTGATGGCCGTCACGGTGATCGGCATGGTGGCCGCCCCCTGGGTGGTGACGGCCATGGCCAGCGGCTTGCGCAGCGGCGCCGACGCCTCCGGCTTCGATGGCGCCGTCTGGATGACGCGGGTGATGTTCCCGTACATCCTGTGCATGTCCCTGGTGGCCTTCGCTTCAGGCGTGCTCAATACCTGGCGCCACTTCGCCGTGCCGGCGTTCACGCCGGTGCTGCTCAATGTGGCCATGATCGTGGCCTGCATCTGGCTGGCGCCGCACTACGACCCGCCCATCTACGCGCTGGCGATCGGCGTGCTGGTTGGTGGCGTCCTGCAGCTGGCCATCCAGTGGGTCGCCCTGGTCCGCCTGGGCATGGCGCCGCGCTTTTCCTGGCGGGTGCGCGAAGCCTGGGCCGACCCCACGGTGCAGCGCATCCTCAAGCAGATGCTGCCGGCCACTCTGGGCGTGTCGGTGGCGCAGATCTCGCTGCTGATCAACACCAATATCGCGACGTGGCTGCCCGCCGGCAGCGTCACCTGGCTGTCCTATGCGGACCGCCTGATGGAATTCCCCACCGCCATGCTGGGCGTGGCGCTGGGCACGGTGCTGCTGCCCAGCCTGTCGGCCGCCAATGCCCGCGCCGACACGCAGGCCTACAGCAACCTGCTCGACTGGGGCCTGCGGCTGACCCTGCTGGTGGGTTTGCCCGGCTCGGTCGGACTGGCGCTGCTGTCGGACGGCCTGGTCGCCACCCTCTTCCACTACGGCGCTTTCTCCGCCCATGACGTGGCCCAGACCCGCATCGCGGTCATGGCCTACGGCGTGGGCCTGATCGGCCTGCTGTCGGTGAAGATCCTGGCGCCCGGCTTCTACGCCAGGCAGGACATCCGCACCCCGGTGAAGGTGGCCGTGGCAGTCCTGGTGCTGACCCAATGCCTGAACCTGGTCCTGGTGCCGCGGATGGCCCATGCCGGCCTGGCCCTGGCCATCGGCCTGGGCGCGTGCATCAACGCCCTGATGCTGCTTACGCTGCTGCTGCGCCGGGGCGTCTACCGGCCGGGCCCCGGCTGGGGCGGCTTCATCCTGCGCGTGATTCCGGCGCTGCTGGCCATGGCCGCGGTGCTGATCTATGCCGACCGTCATCTGGACTGGGTCGCCCTGCAGGCTCACAGCGGCCAACGCGCCCTGTGGCTGGCCGTGGTTCTGGCCGGCAGCGCCGCCACCTACGGCGCCGTCCTGCTGCTGGTCGGCCTGCGGCCGCGCGATTTCACCCGCCGCGCCATCGAAACCCACTAG
- a CDS encoding Trm112 family protein, which produces MESRLLDILVCPICKGRLQYDRQQAELTCNADRLAFPVRDGIPVMLESEARSLDGERTPADQPQ; this is translated from the coding sequence ATGGAATCAAGACTGCTCGACATCCTCGTCTGCCCCATCTGCAAGGGCCGCCTGCAATACGACCGCCAACAGGCTGAACTCACCTGCAACGCGGACCGCCTGGCGTTCCCCGTGCGTGACGGCATCCCGGTCATGCTGGAGTCCGAGGCGCGCTCGCTCGATGGCGAACGCACCCCCGCCGACCAGCCGCAATGA